A single Glycine soja cultivar W05 chromosome 14, ASM419377v2, whole genome shotgun sequence DNA region contains:
- the LOC114383469 gene encoding callose synthase 2-like, which yields MLRGDIIIDAEHGDVTLADDANHINNEVAFMPLKEVNRTEYIPVSDEENLTTHVRRKTSDAREMQTFYGQYYEKYIQALDKAADKVRAQLTKAYQTAVVLFEGLKEVNRTEYIPVSDEIMEAHIKVD from the exons ATGCTTCGCGGCGACATCATCATCGATGCTGAGCACGGTGATGTCACCCTTGCTGACGACGCCAACCACATCAACAATGAG GTTGCTTTTATGCCTTTGAAGGAAGTTAATCGAACAGAATATATTCCAGTATCTGATGAG GAAAATCTCACAACACATGTCCGAAGGAAAACCAGCGATGCTCGTGAAATGCAAACTTTTTATGGGCAGTACTATGAAAAGTATATTCAAGCGTTAGATAAGGCTGCTGATAAGGTCCG TGCCCAGCTCACAAAAGCATATCAAACTGCTGTTGTTTTATTTGAGGGATTGAAGGAAGTTAATCGAACAGAATATATTCCAGTATCTGATGAG ATTATGGAAGCTCATATAAAGGTTGATTGA
- the LOC114383523 gene encoding probable disease resistance protein At4g27220 isoform X2 produces MGEIVVSIIAKIAEYTVGPILHHARYLCCFNNFAGNLPNAKEDLELTRDSVKKRVREATNRTEKIEPAVEKWLKDVEKVLQEVQTLEGRILEVRKSIFRSQCQYFLAKEIARKIEKMTQLNRDSKFDPFSSKTELPGMKYHSFEDFVPFKSTESTYNEILEELSDKSFIMIGLHGMGGSGKTTLVKEVGKKVEELKLFEKVVMAVVSQTPNIRSIQEQIADKLGLKFEENSEEGRAQRLSKRLSEGKTLLILDDVWEKLNFEAIGIPFNENNKGCGVLLTTRSREVCTSMQCQSIIELHLLTDEEAWDLFQFYAKITDDSSAALKGVATKIVNQCKGLPIAIVTLGSTLRGKTLEEWELALLRLEDSKPLDIPKGLTSPHVCLRSSYDNLTNQLAKSLLLLCSIFPEDHEIDLEDLFRFGRGWGLIGTFGTLEKSRKEMHVAINILRDSCLLLHTKIKEKVKMHDLVRDVALWIASESDREILAGAAMDPTILVQGGNIKDKKAISLWNWRNGQLPDDQLNCPRLEILLLHSLYDGFEVSNACLERLKMLKILAFLGSGYEWIADYAERSKTLLLPQSFESLKNLHTLCLRGYKLGDISILESLQALEILDLRWSSFEELPNGIVALKNLKLLDLFCCKIEKDNAYEVIGECLQLEELYLYLLQSKKNFPQNAIFSRLRRYVIIQFTKESDRYFFFFQWSYFFRKQRPSRVLCIEGFNASVQSFISLPIKDFFQKAEYLELRHLKGGYKNVIPSMDPQGMNHLIFLILEYCPEIKCVFDGTTMQTEDAFSSLVILRLYELDNLEEVFHDPSSRCSLKSLEELTLESCRQLYNISFPKNSKLCHLKSLRIYNCPMLTCIFYPSIVQTLELLEEVRISECYELKQMIEEVEEGSVDYVSSQSHTSLMLPKLRTLTIHGCRSLKYIFPMCYAHGLASLEKLDIGFCDKLKYVFGSEKEHDLRVYQHQGALWLNDLPNLVEIWPKYFDPHLPNLKELRCYYCPRLPDSWVRRVMIIDSDLQQDSTATEKELLCSVTTTFNQLSDQVLSSKLTHLQLHGLGVKGLFQFQIREHGSNRELAPLNLDLIYAELSDLPELEFIWKGPTNFLSLHMLKWIFVLECPKLKTIFSPTIVRSLPMLRSLHIIDCEKLEQIFDSGDAQSLYTCSQQVCFPNLEDICVKKCNKLKYLFHNFVAGHFHNLTLLEIADCSELQKVFAFECETDDDGQEGIVKGGENVLLHNLRTITLCSLPNFKEIHHGFKLKDDVTRHDINDCPKYSPSLYLY; encoded by the exons ATGGGGGAGATCGTTGTTTCCATCATAGCAAAGATTGCAGAATATACAGTGGGTCCAATTTTACACCATGCTCGATACTTGTGTTGTTTCAACAACTTTGCTGGGAATCTTCCAAATGCAAAAGAAGATTTGGAATTGACTCGAGACAGTGTAAAGAAACGAGTAAGAGAAGCCACTAACAGGACTGAAAAAATCGAACCAGCAGTTGAGAAGTGGctgaaagatgttgagaaagTCTTACAAGAAGTGCAGACACTAGAAGGAAGGATTTTGGAAGTACGCAAAAGTATTTTCCGAAGTCAATGCCAATATTTCCTTGCAAAAGAAATcgcaagaaaaatagaaaaaatgactCAGCTCAATCGTGATAGCAAGTTTGACCCATTTTCTAGCAAGACTGAACTTCCAGGCATGAAATATCATTCTTTCGAAGATTTTGTTCCTTTCAAATCTACAGAATCGACTTATAATGAGATTTTGGAAGAGTTAAGTGataaaagttttattatgattGGACTACATGGAATGGGAGGGTCGGGAAAAACAACTTTGGTGAAAGAGGTGGGTAAGAAAGTTGAGGAGTTAAAACTTTTTGAGAAGGTTGTGATGGCAGTGGTCTCTCAAACTCCAAATATTAGAAGCATCCAAGAGCAAATTGCTGATAAGTTGGGTTTGAAATTTGAGGAAAATTCAGAGGAAGGTAGAGCACAAAGACTTTCAAAAAGATTAAGTGAAGGCAAAACTCTTCTAATCTTGGATGATGTATGggaaaagttaaattttgaaGCTATAGGTATTCCATTCAATGAAAACAACAAGGGTTGTGGAGTACTTCTAACAACTCGAAGCAGAGAAGTATGTACTTCTATGCAATGCCAAAGTATAATTGAGCTCCATCTCTTAACTGACGAGGAAGCCTGGGATTTGTTCCAATTTTATGCCAAAATAACTGATGACTCCTCAGCTGCTTTAAAAGGTGTGGCAACAAAAATTGTTAATCAATGTAAGGGATTGCCTATTGCTATTGTGACATTAGGAAGCACACTAAGGGGGAAAACTTTAGAAGAGTGGGAGTTGGCATTGTTAAGACTGGAAGATTCTAAACCATTGGATATTCCAAAAGGCTTAACAAGTCCTCATGTTTGTCTTAGATCAAGTTATGATAATTTGACAAATCAATTAGCGAAATCCTTATTATTGTTGTGTTCTATATTTCCAGAGGATCACGAAATTGATTTGGAAGATTTATTTCGATTTGGAAGAGGATGGGGCCTAATTGGGACTTTTGGAACTTTGGAGAAATCAAGAAAGGAGATGCATGTAGCTATTAATATCCTCAGGGATTCTTGTTTGTTGTTGCAtaccaaaattaaagaaaaggtGAAAATGCATGACCTGGTTCGTGATGTAGCCTTGTGGATAGCATCTGAAAGCGATCGAGAAATTTTGGCAGGTGCTGCAATGGATCCAACAATCTTGGTACAGGGTGGTAacataaaagataagaaagcaATATCCTTATGGAATTGGCGAAATGGTCAGCTTCCTGATGATCAATTGAATTGTCCCAGACTTGAAATTCTCTTGCTTCATTCTCTATATGATGGCTTTGAAGTATCAAATGCGTGTCTTGAAAGGTTGAAAATGCTCAAAATCCTAGCATTCTTAGGATCTGGTTACGAGTGGATTGCAGATTATGCTGAAAGAAGTAAAACTTTGTTACTGCCACAGTCATTTGAGTCATTAAAAAATCTTCATACTCTGTGCTTGAGAGGTTATAAATTAGGTGACATCTCCATTTTGGAAAGCCTACAAGCACTTGAGATTCTTGACTTGCGTTGGTCTTCTTTTGAAGAATTGCCTAATGGAATTGTAGCATTAAAGAATTTGAAGCTTTTAGATTTGTTCTGCTGTAAGATTGAGAAAGATAATGCTTACGAGGTTATTGGGGAATGTTTGCAGCTAGAGGAATTGTATTTGTATTTACTCCAATCTAAAAAGAACTTTCCACAAAATGCCATATTCTCAAGATTGCGAAGGTATGTTATAATACAATTTACTAAAGAATCTGATCgatacttcttcttcttccagtGGTCTTACTTTTTTAGAAAACAGAGACCATCAAGAGTTTTATGCATAGAAGGTTTTAATGCCTCAGTTCAAAGTTTTATATCATTACCAATCAAGGATTTCTTTCAAAAAGCAGAGTACCTTGAATTGAGGCACCTTAAGGGAGGTTACAAAAATGTAATCCCATCCATGGATCCACAAGGCATGAATCACTTGATTTTCCTAATCCTCGAATATTGTCCAGAGATAAAATGCGTCTTTGATGGTACCACAATGCAAACTGAAGATGCGTTCTCCAGCCTAGTCATTTTACGCTTGTATGAATTGGATAACCTTGAAGAAGTGTTTCATGACCCCTCTTCCAGATGCTCTCTCAAAAGTTTAGAAGAGCTAACCCTAGAGAGTTGTAGACAATTGTACAATATTTCCTTTCCCAAGAACTCAAAGCTATGCCATCTCAAGTCCTTGAGAATATATAATTGCCCGATGCTAACTTGTATCTTCTACCCATCCATTGTCCAAACTCTAGAGCTGCTAGAAGAAGTGAGAATATCTGAATGCTATGAATTGAAGCAGATGAtagaagaagtggaagaaggGAGTGTTGATTATGTTAGCAGTCAAAGTCATACCTCTTTGATGCTCCCAAAATTAAGGACACTTACTATTCATGGATGTCGCAGCTTGAAATATATATTCCCTATGTGTTATGCTCATGGGCTAGCAAGTTTGGAAAAACTTGACATTGGATTTTGTGATAAGTTGAAGTATGTATTTGGCAGTGAAAAGGAACATGATCTTAGAGTGTACCAGCACCA GGGAGCTCTATGGTTGAATGACTTGCCGAATTTGGTTGAGATTTGGCCTAAATATTTTGATCCACATTTACCAAATTTGAAAGAGCTACGATGCTATTATTGTCCAAGACTGCCTGACTCTTGGGTGCGTAGGGTGATGATTATTGATTCAGATCTGCAACAAGACTCAACTGCAACG GAGAAGGAATTACTATGCTCGGTTACCACCACATTCAACCAATTATCCGATCAAGTGCTTTCTTCTAAACTTACACATCTTCAATTGCATGGTCTTGGAGTAAAAGGTCTTTTCCAATTCCAAATCAGAGAACATGGGAGCAACAGAGAACTTGCTCCTTTAAACTTGGATCTAATTTATGCTGAATTGAGTGATCTACCTGAGCTCGAGTTCATATGGAAGGGCCCCACAAATTTTCTAAGCCTCCATATGCTTAAGTGGATTTTTGTGCTTGAATGTCCAAAATTGAAAACCATCTTCTCCCCTACCATTGTTAGAAGCTTACCAATGCTGAGATCACTGCATATAATTGATTGTGAGAAATTGGAACAAATATTTGATTCAGGTGATGCACAAAGCCTATATACTTGTTCACAACAAGTGTGCTTCCCAAATCTCGAGGATATTTGTGTCAAAAAGTGCAACAAGTTGAAATacctttttcataattttgtggCTGGTCACTTTCACAATCTGACCTTGTTGGAGATAGCAGACTGCTCTGAGTTACAGAAGGTTTTTGCTTTTGAATGTGAAACTGATGACGATGGTCAAGAAGGGATTGTTAAGGGTGGAGAAAATGTACTACTACATAACCTGCGAACTATAACACTCTGCAGTTTGCCAAACTTTAAAGAGATTCACCATGGATTCAAGTTAAAAGATGATGTTACGCGACATGACATAAATGATTGTCCTAAATATTCTCCAAGTTTATATCTATACTGA
- the LOC114383523 gene encoding probable disease resistance protein At4g27220 isoform X1 translates to MGEIVVSIIAKIAEYTVGPILHHARYLCCFNNFAGNLPNAKEDLELTRDSVKKRVREATNRTEKIEPAVEKWLKDVEKVLQEVQTLEGRILEVRKSIFRSQCQYFLAKEIARKIEKMTQLNRDSKFDPFSSKTELPGMKYHSFEDFVPFKSTESTYNEILEELSDKSFIMIGLHGMGGSGKTTLVKEVGKKVEELKLFEKVVMAVVSQTPNIRSIQEQIADKLGLKFEENSEEGRAQRLSKRLSEGKTLLILDDVWEKLNFEAIGIPFNENNKGCGVLLTTRSREVCTSMQCQSIIELHLLTDEEAWDLFQFYAKITDDSSAALKGVATKIVNQCKGLPIAIVTLGSTLRGKTLEEWELALLRLEDSKPLDIPKGLTSPHVCLRSSYDNLTNQLAKSLLLLCSIFPEDHEIDLEDLFRFGRGWGLIGTFGTLEKSRKEMHVAINILRDSCLLLHTKIKEKVKMHDLVRDVALWIASESDREILAGAAMDPTILVQGGNIKDKKAISLWNWRNGQLPDDQLNCPRLEILLLHSLYDGFEVSNACLERLKMLKILAFLGSGYEWIADYAERSKTLLLPQSFESLKNLHTLCLRGYKLGDISILESLQALEILDLRWSSFEELPNGIVALKNLKLLDLFCCKIEKDNAYEVIGECLQLEELYLYLLQSKKNFPQNAIFSRLRRYVIIQFTKESDRYFFFFQWSYFFRKQRPSRVLCIEGFNASVQSFISLPIKDFFQKAEYLELRHLKGGYKNVIPSMDPQGMNHLIFLILEYCPEIKCVFDGTTMQTEDAFSSLVILRLYELDNLEEVFHDPSSRCSLKSLEELTLESCRQLYNISFPKNSKLCHLKSLRIYNCPMLTCIFYPSIVQTLELLEEVRISECYELKQMIEEVEEGSVDYVSSQSHTSLMLPKLRTLTIHGCRSLKYIFPMCYAHGLASLEKLDIGFCDKLKYVFGSEKEHDLRVYQHQSHPQTNIHINLGALWLNDLPNLVEIWPKYFDPHLPNLKELRCYYCPRLPDSWVRRVMIIDSDLQQDSTATEKELLCSVTTTFNQLSDQVLSSKLTHLQLHGLGVKGLFQFQIREHGSNRELAPLNLDLIYAELSDLPELEFIWKGPTNFLSLHMLKWIFVLECPKLKTIFSPTIVRSLPMLRSLHIIDCEKLEQIFDSGDAQSLYTCSQQVCFPNLEDICVKKCNKLKYLFHNFVAGHFHNLTLLEIADCSELQKVFAFECETDDDGQEGIVKGGENVLLHNLRTITLCSLPNFKEIHHGFKLKDDVTRHDINDCPKYSPSLYLY, encoded by the exons ATGGGGGAGATCGTTGTTTCCATCATAGCAAAGATTGCAGAATATACAGTGGGTCCAATTTTACACCATGCTCGATACTTGTGTTGTTTCAACAACTTTGCTGGGAATCTTCCAAATGCAAAAGAAGATTTGGAATTGACTCGAGACAGTGTAAAGAAACGAGTAAGAGAAGCCACTAACAGGACTGAAAAAATCGAACCAGCAGTTGAGAAGTGGctgaaagatgttgagaaagTCTTACAAGAAGTGCAGACACTAGAAGGAAGGATTTTGGAAGTACGCAAAAGTATTTTCCGAAGTCAATGCCAATATTTCCTTGCAAAAGAAATcgcaagaaaaatagaaaaaatgactCAGCTCAATCGTGATAGCAAGTTTGACCCATTTTCTAGCAAGACTGAACTTCCAGGCATGAAATATCATTCTTTCGAAGATTTTGTTCCTTTCAAATCTACAGAATCGACTTATAATGAGATTTTGGAAGAGTTAAGTGataaaagttttattatgattGGACTACATGGAATGGGAGGGTCGGGAAAAACAACTTTGGTGAAAGAGGTGGGTAAGAAAGTTGAGGAGTTAAAACTTTTTGAGAAGGTTGTGATGGCAGTGGTCTCTCAAACTCCAAATATTAGAAGCATCCAAGAGCAAATTGCTGATAAGTTGGGTTTGAAATTTGAGGAAAATTCAGAGGAAGGTAGAGCACAAAGACTTTCAAAAAGATTAAGTGAAGGCAAAACTCTTCTAATCTTGGATGATGTATGggaaaagttaaattttgaaGCTATAGGTATTCCATTCAATGAAAACAACAAGGGTTGTGGAGTACTTCTAACAACTCGAAGCAGAGAAGTATGTACTTCTATGCAATGCCAAAGTATAATTGAGCTCCATCTCTTAACTGACGAGGAAGCCTGGGATTTGTTCCAATTTTATGCCAAAATAACTGATGACTCCTCAGCTGCTTTAAAAGGTGTGGCAACAAAAATTGTTAATCAATGTAAGGGATTGCCTATTGCTATTGTGACATTAGGAAGCACACTAAGGGGGAAAACTTTAGAAGAGTGGGAGTTGGCATTGTTAAGACTGGAAGATTCTAAACCATTGGATATTCCAAAAGGCTTAACAAGTCCTCATGTTTGTCTTAGATCAAGTTATGATAATTTGACAAATCAATTAGCGAAATCCTTATTATTGTTGTGTTCTATATTTCCAGAGGATCACGAAATTGATTTGGAAGATTTATTTCGATTTGGAAGAGGATGGGGCCTAATTGGGACTTTTGGAACTTTGGAGAAATCAAGAAAGGAGATGCATGTAGCTATTAATATCCTCAGGGATTCTTGTTTGTTGTTGCAtaccaaaattaaagaaaaggtGAAAATGCATGACCTGGTTCGTGATGTAGCCTTGTGGATAGCATCTGAAAGCGATCGAGAAATTTTGGCAGGTGCTGCAATGGATCCAACAATCTTGGTACAGGGTGGTAacataaaagataagaaagcaATATCCTTATGGAATTGGCGAAATGGTCAGCTTCCTGATGATCAATTGAATTGTCCCAGACTTGAAATTCTCTTGCTTCATTCTCTATATGATGGCTTTGAAGTATCAAATGCGTGTCTTGAAAGGTTGAAAATGCTCAAAATCCTAGCATTCTTAGGATCTGGTTACGAGTGGATTGCAGATTATGCTGAAAGAAGTAAAACTTTGTTACTGCCACAGTCATTTGAGTCATTAAAAAATCTTCATACTCTGTGCTTGAGAGGTTATAAATTAGGTGACATCTCCATTTTGGAAAGCCTACAAGCACTTGAGATTCTTGACTTGCGTTGGTCTTCTTTTGAAGAATTGCCTAATGGAATTGTAGCATTAAAGAATTTGAAGCTTTTAGATTTGTTCTGCTGTAAGATTGAGAAAGATAATGCTTACGAGGTTATTGGGGAATGTTTGCAGCTAGAGGAATTGTATTTGTATTTACTCCAATCTAAAAAGAACTTTCCACAAAATGCCATATTCTCAAGATTGCGAAGGTATGTTATAATACAATTTACTAAAGAATCTGATCgatacttcttcttcttccagtGGTCTTACTTTTTTAGAAAACAGAGACCATCAAGAGTTTTATGCATAGAAGGTTTTAATGCCTCAGTTCAAAGTTTTATATCATTACCAATCAAGGATTTCTTTCAAAAAGCAGAGTACCTTGAATTGAGGCACCTTAAGGGAGGTTACAAAAATGTAATCCCATCCATGGATCCACAAGGCATGAATCACTTGATTTTCCTAATCCTCGAATATTGTCCAGAGATAAAATGCGTCTTTGATGGTACCACAATGCAAACTGAAGATGCGTTCTCCAGCCTAGTCATTTTACGCTTGTATGAATTGGATAACCTTGAAGAAGTGTTTCATGACCCCTCTTCCAGATGCTCTCTCAAAAGTTTAGAAGAGCTAACCCTAGAGAGTTGTAGACAATTGTACAATATTTCCTTTCCCAAGAACTCAAAGCTATGCCATCTCAAGTCCTTGAGAATATATAATTGCCCGATGCTAACTTGTATCTTCTACCCATCCATTGTCCAAACTCTAGAGCTGCTAGAAGAAGTGAGAATATCTGAATGCTATGAATTGAAGCAGATGAtagaagaagtggaagaaggGAGTGTTGATTATGTTAGCAGTCAAAGTCATACCTCTTTGATGCTCCCAAAATTAAGGACACTTACTATTCATGGATGTCGCAGCTTGAAATATATATTCCCTATGTGTTATGCTCATGGGCTAGCAAGTTTGGAAAAACTTGACATTGGATTTTGTGATAAGTTGAAGTATGTATTTGGCAGTGAAAAGGAACATGATCTTAGAGTGTACCAGCACCAGAGTCATCCTCAGACTAATATTCACATCAATTTGGGAGCTCTATGGTTGAATGACTTGCCGAATTTGGTTGAGATTTGGCCTAAATATTTTGATCCACATTTACCAAATTTGAAAGAGCTACGATGCTATTATTGTCCAAGACTGCCTGACTCTTGGGTGCGTAGGGTGATGATTATTGATTCAGATCTGCAACAAGACTCAACTGCAACG GAGAAGGAATTACTATGCTCGGTTACCACCACATTCAACCAATTATCCGATCAAGTGCTTTCTTCTAAACTTACACATCTTCAATTGCATGGTCTTGGAGTAAAAGGTCTTTTCCAATTCCAAATCAGAGAACATGGGAGCAACAGAGAACTTGCTCCTTTAAACTTGGATCTAATTTATGCTGAATTGAGTGATCTACCTGAGCTCGAGTTCATATGGAAGGGCCCCACAAATTTTCTAAGCCTCCATATGCTTAAGTGGATTTTTGTGCTTGAATGTCCAAAATTGAAAACCATCTTCTCCCCTACCATTGTTAGAAGCTTACCAATGCTGAGATCACTGCATATAATTGATTGTGAGAAATTGGAACAAATATTTGATTCAGGTGATGCACAAAGCCTATATACTTGTTCACAACAAGTGTGCTTCCCAAATCTCGAGGATATTTGTGTCAAAAAGTGCAACAAGTTGAAATacctttttcataattttgtggCTGGTCACTTTCACAATCTGACCTTGTTGGAGATAGCAGACTGCTCTGAGTTACAGAAGGTTTTTGCTTTTGAATGTGAAACTGATGACGATGGTCAAGAAGGGATTGTTAAGGGTGGAGAAAATGTACTACTACATAACCTGCGAACTATAACACTCTGCAGTTTGCCAAACTTTAAAGAGATTCACCATGGATTCAAGTTAAAAGATGATGTTACGCGACATGACATAAATGATTGTCCTAAATATTCTCCAAGTTTATATCTATACTGA
- the LOC114383525 gene encoding metal tolerance protein 4-like isoform X1 yields MKISNYANAALLALKIYVTIRSGSIAVAASTLDSLLDFMAGGILWFTHLAMKEINMYKYPIGKLRVQPVGIIIFAAVMATLGFQVLVTAVQQLIENNPPEKMSVDQLVWLYSIMIFATVVKLALWLYCRSSGNKIVRAYADDHHFDVVTNVIGLVAAVLGDKFYWWIDPVGSILLSIYTITNWSGTVMENAVSLVGQCAPPEVLQKLTYLVRAYTFGVLYFVKVDIELPEDLPLKEAHAIGESLQIKLEKLPEVARAFVHLDFECDHKPEHSVLTKLPDHKSDHKPEQLL; encoded by the exons ATGAAGATTTCTAATTATGCAAATGCAGCATTATTGGCATTGAAG ATTTATGTGACTATAAGGAGTGGATCAATAGCTGTTGCAGCATCAACGTTGGATTCTCTGCTTGACTTTATGGCTGGTGGCATACTTTGGTTTACCCACCTTGCaatgaaggaaataaatatGTACAAATACCCAATTGGAAAGTTGAGGGTGCAGCCAGTGGGCATAATTATCTTTGCAGCTGTCATGGCGACACTTG GCTTTCAAGTATTGGTCACGGCTGTGCAACAACTAATAGAAAACAATCCTCCTGAGAAGATGTCTGTTGATCAGCTAGTATGGTTGTACTCCATTATGATATTTGCAACGGTGGTGAAGCTTGCACTCTGGCTTTATTGTAGAAGCTCAGGAAACAAAATTGTCCGTGCCTATGCAGAT GATCACCACTTTGATGTTGTAACAAATGTGATTGGATTAGTTGCAGCTGTTCTTGGTGATAAATTTTACTGGTGGATTGACCCAGTTGGTTCTATTTTACTTTCAATTTACACTATTACAAATTGGTCTGGCACTGTGATGGAAAATGCAG TTTCACTTGTGGGACAATGTGCACCTCCTGAAGTTCTGCAGAAGCTGACATATCTTGTCCGCGCCTACACATTTGGCGTTCTATATTTTGTGAAG GTTGACATTGAACTACCAGAGGATTTACCCTTAAAAGAAGCACATGCCATTGGAGAGAGCCTTCAGATAAAGCTAGAGAAACTTCCAGAAGTTGCGAGGGCATTTGTTCATCTAGACTTCGAATGTGATCACAAACCAGAGCACTCAGTTCTTACCAAACTGCCAGATCACAAATCAGATCACAAACCAGAGCAATTATTATAG
- the LOC114383525 gene encoding metal tolerance protein 4-like isoform X2 produces MDENWGSRALLGNQNHDGNSFNSDKVRSGLHSESPFQFDHQVSSTSHLIKGEKEYYERQFATLKSFEEVDSIATSDCADVEDIGKQAEHELAMKISNYANAALLALKIYVTIRSGSIAVAASTLDSLLDFMAGGILWFTHLAMKEINMYKYPIGKLRVQPVGIIIFAAVMATLGFQVLVTAVQQLIENNPPEKMSVDQLVWLYSIMIFATVVKLALWLYCRSSGNKIVRAYADDHHFDVVTNVIGLVAAVLGDKFYWWIDPVGSILLSIYTITNWSGTVMENAVSLVGQCAPPEVLQKLTYLVRAYTFGVLYFVKVDIELPEDLPLKEAHAIGESLQIKLEKLPEVARAFVHLDFECDHKPEHSVLTKLPDHKSDHKPEQLL; encoded by the exons ATGGATGAGAATTGGGGTTCAAGGGCACTACTGGGGAACCAGAACCATGATGGGAACTCTTTTAACTCTGATAAGGTCCGTTCTGGCCTCCACTCTGAGTCTCCCTTTCAGTTTGACCATCAAGTCTCCTCTACCAGCCACTTAATTAA AGGAGAGAAAGAATATTATGAAAGACAGTTTGCTACTCTGAAATCATTTGAAGAAGTTGACTCCATAGCAACATCGGACTGCGCCGACGTAGAAGACATTGGAAAACAAGCTGAACATGAACTGGCAATGAAGATTTCTAATTATGCAAATGCAGCATTATTGGCATTGAAG ATTTATGTGACTATAAGGAGTGGATCAATAGCTGTTGCAGCATCAACGTTGGATTCTCTGCTTGACTTTATGGCTGGTGGCATACTTTGGTTTACCCACCTTGCaatgaaggaaataaatatGTACAAATACCCAATTGGAAAGTTGAGGGTGCAGCCAGTGGGCATAATTATCTTTGCAGCTGTCATGGCGACACTTG GCTTTCAAGTATTGGTCACGGCTGTGCAACAACTAATAGAAAACAATCCTCCTGAGAAGATGTCTGTTGATCAGCTAGTATGGTTGTACTCCATTATGATATTTGCAACGGTGGTGAAGCTTGCACTCTGGCTTTATTGTAGAAGCTCAGGAAACAAAATTGTCCGTGCCTATGCAGAT GATCACCACTTTGATGTTGTAACAAATGTGATTGGATTAGTTGCAGCTGTTCTTGGTGATAAATTTTACTGGTGGATTGACCCAGTTGGTTCTATTTTACTTTCAATTTACACTATTACAAATTGGTCTGGCACTGTGATGGAAAATGCAG TTTCACTTGTGGGACAATGTGCACCTCCTGAAGTTCTGCAGAAGCTGACATATCTTGTCCGCGCCTACACATTTGGCGTTCTATATTTTGTGAAG GTTGACATTGAACTACCAGAGGATTTACCCTTAAAAGAAGCACATGCCATTGGAGAGAGCCTTCAGATAAAGCTAGAGAAACTTCCAGAAGTTGCGAGGGCATTTGTTCATCTAGACTTCGAATGTGATCACAAACCAGAGCACTCAGTTCTTACCAAACTGCCAGATCACAAATCAGATCACAAACCAGAGCAATTATTATAG
- the LOC114382952 gene encoding cytochrome b-c1 complex subunit 8, whose amino-acid sequence MGKQVVPVKSVIYALSPFQQKIMPGLWKDLPTKIHHKVSENWISATLLLGPLVGTYAYVQNYLEKEKLAHRY is encoded by the exons ATGGGGAAACAGGTTGTGCCGGTGAAATCAGTGATCTACGCGCTTTCCCCTTTCCAGCAAAAGATTATGCCGGGTCTCTGGAAGGACTTGCCCACGAAGATTCACCACAAGGTCTCCGAGAATTGGATCAGCGCCACTCTTTTGCTCGGTCCCCTCGTCGGCACCTACGc GTATGTTCAAAACTACCTGGAAAAGGAGAAGCTGGCTCACAGGTACTGA